From Haemorhous mexicanus isolate bHaeMex1 chromosome 1, bHaeMex1.pri, whole genome shotgun sequence, one genomic window encodes:
- the CLXN gene encoding calaxin, with protein MLTLDLCSARVCVYVRPARAAQRHRQAAAAPPALPRQRRRERLPAAMSRKGRKLLVDSLTRSAKHFTKSEVECLVKLFDTLVAKASSQFAGAGFDRTVFRDTLYNAFGMTDDVVLDRVFSTFDKDNTGCITVEEWVEGLAVLLRGTLEEKMKYCFAIYDLNGDGYISKEEMFQMLKHSLLIQPADEEPDEGVKDLVEIALKKMDYDHDGKLSFTDFEKAVRDENLLLEAFGPCLPDIKSSMSFEQKIFRETPK; from the exons ATGTTAACACTCGATCTCTGTTCTGCCCGTGTGTGTGTTTATGTCCGACCCGCCCGTGCGGCCCAGCGGCACCGACAGGCCGCGGCTGCCCCCCCCGCGTTGCCAAggcagcggcggcgggagcggctgcCGGCCGCCATGAGCAGGAAGGGGAGAAAGCTCCTGGTGGACTCGCTGACCCGATCCGCCAAGCACT TTACCAAAAGCGAAGTGGAATGTCTGGTCAAGCTCTTCGACACGCTGGTGGCCAAGGCCAGCAGCCAGTTTGCTGGAGCCGGCTTCGACCGCACGGTGTTCCGAGACACCCTGTACAACGCCTTTGGCATGACGGATGACGTGGTGCTGGACCGAG TGTTCAGCACTTTTGATAAAGACAACACTGGCTGCATCACTGTGGAGGAATGGGTGGAAGGCTTAGCAGTGTTACTTCGGGGGACACTGGAAGAGAAGATGAAAT aCTGTTTTGCCATTTATGACCTGAATGGTGATGGATACATTTCGAAAGAGGAAATGTTTCAGATGCTGAAACACAGCCTTCTCATACAACCAGCAGATGAAGAGCCTGATGAGGGAGTTAAGGACTTGGTAGAGATAGCACTGAAGAAAATG GACTATGATCATGATGGCAAGCTTTCTTTTACGGACTTTGAAAAAGCAGTCAGAGATGAAAACCTTCTCTTAGAAGCCTTTGGACCATGTTTGCCAGACATAAAG agcaGTATGTCATTTGAACAGAAAATTTTCCGGGAAACTCCTAAATAG
- the FAM133B gene encoding protein FAM133B yields the protein MREVGPDDPLWPFQPVPYCDSVSPLRSHRASRSPAVKLRCLPLPPARSPRCGPAGAALGGAGRALAARGRPGAEARGPGRRRCVAAAIAAPAAPRPRGAERGREGPRLPGRGEGPWAGPRRRRAAARGHGGAMGKRDNRVAYMNPIAMARARGPAPNSGPTIQDYLNRPRPTWEEVKEQLEKKKKGSRALAEFEEKMNENWRKELEKHREKLLGGNESSSKKKEKKKKEKKKSNRLSSSSSSSSSSDSSSSSSDSEDEDKKQGKKRRKKKYRSSRKSSASTTSESESDSKDSTKKKRSKEDCEKEKEGKNHHRKRKKADRGDGPLSSESASESDQTEEVQAKKKKSNEEKEKTDKTKKRKKHKKHGKKKKKKTAGSNSDSE from the exons ATGAGGGAGGTTGGGCCAGACGACCCACTGTGGCCCTTCCAACCTGTCCCATATTGTGATTCCGTGTCTCCCCTCCGCAGCCACCGGGCCAGCCGAAGCCCTGCAGTAAAACTCCGctgccttccccttcctcccGCCCGGTCCCCGCGCTGCGGCCCCGCCGGGGCAGCTCtgggcggagcggggcgggcgctGGCAGCGAGGGGCCGGCCCGGCGCGGAGGCGCGCGGCCCCGGCAGGCGGCGCTGTGTGGCCGCCGCCATCGCCGCTCCCGCAGCTCCGCGGCCGAGAGGGGCCGAGAGGGGCCGAGAGGGGCCGCGGCTTCCCGGGCGCGGGGAAgggccctgggcagggccaagacggcggcgggcggcggcgcggggtCACGGCGGCGCCATGGGGAAGCGGGATAACCGTGTG GCTTATATGAATCCGATAGCTATGGCCAGGGCACGAGGTCCTGCCCCAAATTCAGGACCAACAATACAAGACTACTTGAACAGGCCAAGACCAACATG GGAAGAAGTGAAAGAGcaactagaaaagaaaaagaaaggatcCAGGGCTTTGGCTGAGTTTGAagaaaagatgaatgag aattggaggaaagaactggaaaaacatagggagaaattactgggtggaaatgagagctcctccaaaaaaaaagag aaaaagaaaaaggaaaagaagaaatctaATAGG ttgtcttcatcttcctcttcttcatcaAGCTCTGATTCTTCCAGCAGTTCATCTGATTCAGAAGATGAG GATAAaaagcaagggaagaaaagaaggaagaagaagtaTCGCTCCTCACGGAAATCTTCAGCAAGCACAACTTCAGAATCTGAGTCAGACAGCAAG gaTAGCACAAAAAAGAAGAGGTCAAAGGAAGACTGTGAAAAAGAGAAg GAAGGTAAAAATCAccacaggaaaaggaagaaagcagatCGTGGTGATGGACCTTTATCATCAGAATCTGCATCTGAATCGGATCAGACAGAGGAG gtgcaagcaaaaaagaagaaaagcaatgaggaaaaagagaaaact gataaaacaaaaaagagaaagaagcacAAGAAACAcggtaaaaagaagaaaaagaagactgCTGGTTCAAATTCAGATtctgaataa